A window from Waddliaceae bacterium encodes these proteins:
- a CDS encoding GNAT family N-acetyltransferase, producing MNNKKISDNQKKALKILVEKLKEINWVLIGSASLTLHGIDIEPNDLDIKTDVDGAKKANELLKEFVISPVKYSESNMFGSYLGKFKIEGVDVEVMGDLEYNVAGEWVSFKHAHNLNTFVEIDDFKVPVPYLEDITEAYKVLGREKDVDKIRMIEKKLDKKENIAETERLLLRKISQGDLESMAKLFADPVVMKYSLKGIYSLERSKEILKTMIENDEKYGFAACSVIMKKTGEWMGFCGLWWEEEDGELKTDFGYRFFSEFWGKGYATESVKECLKYISEKLPGVVINSYIEPTNKESVRVAEKTGMTFVKEVVYYNLPTHLYIFEQNVKRNY from the coding sequence ATGAATAATAAAAAAATAAGTGACAATCAAAAGAAAGCATTAAAGATATTGGTAGAAAAGTTAAAAGAGATTAATTGGGTTCTGATAGGCAGTGCCAGTCTTACTTTACATGGTATTGATATAGAGCCTAACGATCTTGATATAAAAACAGATGTGGATGGCGCAAAGAAAGCAAATGAGCTTCTAAAGGAATTCGTAATTAGCCCTGTAAAGTACAGCGAGAGCAATATGTTCGGGTCGTATCTGGGGAAATTCAAGATAGAGGGTGTCGATGTTGAGGTAATGGGCGATTTAGAGTATAATGTGGCTGGTGAATGGGTATCTTTTAAGCACGCCCATAACCTTAATACTTTTGTAGAGATTGATGATTTTAAAGTTCCTGTACCTTATTTGGAGGATATTACTGAGGCTTATAAGGTTTTAGGAAGGGAGAAAGATGTTGATAAAATTCGAATGATTGAGAAAAAGCTTGATAAAAAAGAAAATATCGCCGAGACGGAAAGGCTGTTGCTGAGAAAAATATCTCAGGGCGATCTTGAGTCGATGGCAAAGCTTTTTGCCGACCCCGTAGTTATGAAGTATTCTCTCAAGGGCATCTATTCTTTAGAGCGTTCCAAGGAAATTCTTAAGACGATGATCGAAAACGACGAAAAGTACGGCTTTGCAGCATGCTCAGTCATCATGAAGAAAACAGGAGAATGGATGGGATTTTGTGGGCTTTGGTGGGAAGAAGAAGATGGCGAGCTTAAGACAGATTTCGGGTATCGATTTTTCTCGGAGTTCTGGGGAAAGGGATACGCCACAGAAAGTGTTAAAGAGTGTCTGAAATATATATCAGAGAAGCTGCCAGGAGTGGTGATAAACTCTTATATCGAGCCGACAAATAAAGAGTCCGTACGCGTCGCAGAAAAAACAGGG